CTGCCTCCCCCCAGTTCGTGGGTACGGTGGACACGCCGGGCTACGCCACCAGCGTCGCCGTCTCCGGCACGCACGCCTACGTCGCCGACCGCTACGCGGGGTTGCAAGTCGTCGACGTCAGTAATCCCGCCGCGCCGCGCATCGTCGGCACCGTGGATCCGCCCGACTTCACCTGGGACGTGGAGGTCGCCGGCACACTCGCCTTCCTCGCCAACGGCGCTTCGGGATTGCAGGTCGTCGACGTCGCCACCCCCACCGCGCCCACCATCATCGGTGCGGCGGACACGCCGGGCTACGCCAACGCCATCGCCCTCGCGGGGGACCACGCCTACGTGGCGGACCAGGCCGCGGGCCTGCAGGTGATCGACATCACCACTCCAACCTCGCCTCAGGTCGTGGGTGCCCTCGGGACGCCGGACACCGCCATGGACGTCGCCGTCTCCGGTGCTCATGCTTTCGTCACCGACCTGACTGCCGGCCTCCTGATCCTCGAGGTCACGAACCCGGCTGCCCCGCAGCTCGTGGGCACCGCCGGCACGCGCGGCAGCGCCTTGGGCGTGGCGGTGAGCGGCACTCTCGCGTGCGTCACCGACCCGTCGGTCGGACTGCACTTGTTCGACGTCAGCAACACGGCCCTTGTCCCGAGCCTCGGTAGCCTCGCCCTCCCCGGCTTCGCGGGCAGCGTGTCGGCCCAGGGCTCCTACGCCTACGTCGCCGAAGCGAACTTCGGCTTGCGCGTCGTGGACGTCACGAACCCCGCCGCGCCGCAGCTCGTGCGCTCGGTCGCCACCTCGGGCGAGGCCATCGCGGTCACCGCCGCAGCGGATCGCGCCTACGTGGCGGATGGTTTGCCGGGGCTCCGCATCGTGGACATCAGTGTGCCCACAGCGGCAGCGATCCTCGGCTCCGTGGACACGCCGGACCAGGCCCTCAGCGTCGCCGTCGCCGGCTCGCACGCCTACGTCGCCGACGGAGAATCGGGGTTGCAGGTGGTCTTCGCCGGCGTTCCCGCCTCGCCACAGATCGTCGGCGCCGCCAACACGCCGGGGAGCGCCGCCGATGTCGCCCTCGCGGGCGGCTACGCCTTCGTCGCCGACAGCTGGGAGGGGCTGCAGGTCGTCGACGTCCAGGATCCGGCGGCGCCAGCGATCGTCGGCGCCCTCGACACGCCGGGCGACGCCACGGGAATCGCTCTCGCTGGCGACCATGCCTTCGTCGCCGACGGTTTCGCAGGCCTGCAGGTGATCGACATCTCCAGTGTGACGGCGCCGGTCTGGGTCGCGAGTGCACCCACGTGTGGGATCGCCACCGACATCGTCATCGCGGGAGATTTCGCCTACGTGGCTTGCCAAAACGCGGGCCTCGAGGTGATCGACATCGCGAACCCAGCGGCACCGGTGCACGTGGGCTCTCTCGACACACCGGGAGTGGCTACAGGTGTGGCGGTGGACGTCCACGTTTTCCTCGCCGATAACGAAGGGGGTTTGCGCCTCGTGCCGGCGCAGTGCGTGATCACACCGGTTTTCCTCACCGACTTTTCCGCCCGCCTCGAAGCGGACGGCGTCTCGCTGCACTGGCGCGTCCAGGAACCTTCGCTTGCCGCCGACTTCCGCCTCGCGGCCAGCGTATCCGGTGCCGCCTGGAACGTTCCCGTCGAAGCGGACAACGAGCGTTCCTTCGTGGCCAGGGATCGTTCCCCCGCGCTACGCACCGCGGCCTCGGTCCGCTACAACCTCTCCCATCGGGAGAACGACGGCTCGTGGAGGCTGGTCACGACACGCTCGCTCACGCTCCAAACGCCGCTGCACCGCACGCGCCTCCTGCCGCCGCAGCCGAATCCGTTCAACCCTCGCGTCATCCTCCGCTACGAGCTCGCTACGCTGGAGCCGGCGCTGCTCGACATCCTCGATCCGAGAGGACGCGTGATCCGGCACTTCCCTGCCGCGGCTCGCGGCCAAATTGCCGGCGAAGTCGTCTGGGACGGGCGCGACGAGAGCGGCACGCCCGTGGCGAGTGGGCACTACATCGCCCGGCTCCGCGCCGCAGATGGCTGGCACACGCAGAAGCTCGTTCTCGTGAAGTAGCCGCCATCACACCACCGGTTCGGACCGCGTCGTTTCTTGCGACGTGCATCGGTCACCGCGGAGTCGAAGACGCCTGCCGTCGATTCCGCGCGACGAGTTCGACCTCCTCGGGTCCTGGAATCCGGTGCGCTTCCCCTGCGATCCCCATGCTGCTCCCGCCGTGGTCCTCTTCTTGCTCCCCAGGCAGCGAGAGCGAGTGTCTCTGTTTCTCCATGCGGTCTCGTCGGGCAGGTGCGCGGAAGAACATGGACAGCCAGATCGGCAAGGGGACCGGCCAGAGGTCGCAGACCGGCGGCGAGGTTCTCAAGATCCGCCTCTCCCTCATGGGTCGACCTCTCAAGGTCTGTACCTTCCAGAAGGACGTCGTCACCGTCGGCCGCGACCCGGAATCGGACATCCACCTGGACAACCCGGGCATCTCTCGCCATCACCTGCGCCTGGAAAAGACCGCCGCGGGTTACTACGCCGAGGACCTGGAAAGCGCCAACGGCACCTTTCTCAACGACGAACCCATCCGCAAGGCGCTGCTCCGGAACGAGGACGTGCTGCGGGTCGGCAAGTTTTCGCTTTGGATCGCCTACGAAAGCGATCGGCGGAGCACGTCAGGGGACAGCAAGGCCGTGTCGCCCACCACGTTCCAAGGAACCACGGTCCTCTCCAGCGCCGAGCTCGACGACATGATGGCGCGGGCGCGCCAGCGCGACGCGGCGCCGGTGGAGGAACCGGTCGTGGCTCCGGCCCCGGTCCGGCAACCCAGTGGCGCCCCTTCAGGGCAGGTGTTCGGCGTCGCCCTGTTTTCCTTCGTGCTCGGAGTCGCAGTGGGCGTGGCGGCGACCTGGATCTTCGTCCACTAGAGCGGTACGGAAACACCCGTCCGGAAGGCTCGCCGCGCCCCCCGGCCCGAAGATTCGGGAACGATGAACATCGTCCAGAAGCTCAAGGTCGACAGGCTCGTGCAGCGCCTCAAGATGGCGCGGAGCCTTCCCCGGCAGGAGCTGGAGACAGCGAAACAGCAACTCGTAGCCGTCGGCCCCGCCGCCATCGAGTCCATGCTCGGCTGCCTCGGCCACGCCGAAGCGCGCCCTGCCGCCCTCGAAGTCCTCGAGCAGCTGCTCCACGATGACACGGTGGGGCTCTACGTCCAGGCTCTCGCCTCGCCGAACCCCGCCATCGTCTCCGGCATGAGCCACGTGCTCTCCACCGCCCGGCGCTATCGACCGGCGGCGCTCCTCACCTTCCTCACCGACCCCAGCATCCCGAAGCCGCTGCTGGCCGCGGTGCTCGAAGCCCGCGCTGCTTCGATCCGCCCGCGCGAGGTGCTGGCGGTGTTCACCGCTCTCGACAAGGACGGGCGGACCCTGCTCTTCCGTGTCCTCGATCGCGCTCTGACCCCGGAGCTGGCGCCGCAGCTCGTCCCCCTCATCGAACACGAGGATTGGTGGGTGCGGCATCGGGCGGTGGAGTTGCTGTCGCGCTTCAACGCCCCCGCCGTGGTGCAAGGACTCGGACGCGCTCTCGCCGACGAGAACCGCAGCGTCCGCCTGGCGGCGGTGAAGGGGCTGCACGGCCTGCGCGCCAAGAGCGCCATCCCGGCGCTCGCGGCCTCGCTGCGCGATGCGGATCTGAAGGTGCAGACCGAAGCCATCGATGCCCTCATCGACTTCGGCGATGCTTCGGCGGTGCCGCATCTGCTTTCCGTGTTGACCGACGAATCCGAGCAAGCCCGCCGGGGCGCGGTCGAGGTGCTGAACGCGGTGGCTACGACCGAGGCCATTCAGGACTTGCTCCGGGCGCTCAACGACGCCGATTGGTGGGTTCGCGTCCGTGCTGCCGACGCCCTCGGCGCCCTCGGGGGCGAGAAGGTCGTAGATGCGGTGCTCGGCCTGATGCACGACCCGGAGGAGTTCGTCCGGCGCTATGCCGTCGAGATCCTCATCACCATCCCGTCGGTGAAAGCGGTGCCTTTCCTCATCAGCGCTCTCGAGGACGCCGACTGGTGGGTACGAGAGCGCTCCATCGATGCTCTCGCCAAGATCCGGGACCCCCGCGCCATCGACCCGCTGCTCGCTCTCATGCAGCGCGTGCCCGAGACGGTGCCGCTCTGCGTCCGCGCCCTCGGGGCCATCGGCGACCCTCGCATCATCGAGACGCTGCAGCAGCTGGTGCATTCCTCACGCGCCGACGTGCGCCGCGAGGCGGTGGCGGCGCTGCGCGCCTTTGCTCCGCCCACGCCGGCGACGAAGAAGGAGGCGGTGCCGGCGCTCCCGGCCGCGGCCGAAGGCGCCCACGGCACCTCCTTCCGTGTCGAAGCGGACCGGGCCCCGCGTCCCGCCGGCGCATCGCCGGGGCCGCTGCCGACCTCCGGAGTCAGGGGCGGTGCTGCTGCGGGCATTCCCGCTTCGCCAGGCGGGGTCCTGCGTGGGTCGGTGTCCCCACCCGCCGGCGCGATGCGGGGCGGCGCGCCCTTCACCATCAACTTCGCCGACCTGCCGCCGGGGACGCTGCTTCTTGAGCGCTATCACGTGCAGCGGCGCGTCGGCACCGGCGGCTTCGGCACCGTCTATCTGGTGGTGGACAACGCGGTGCAGGAGGAGATCATCCTCAAGGTGCTCAACCCGCAGCTCTCGGTGGATGCGAACGCCATCCGTCGCTTCGTGCAAGAGCTCAAGCTCACCCGCCGGATCACGCACCGCAATGTCATCCGCATCCACGATTTCCTGGACCTGAACGGCGCGCACGCGGTCTCCATGGAGTACTTCCCGAGCCGGGACCTGGGCGCCATCCTGGTCGAAGACGGCACGCTCAAGCCCGACCGCGCGCTGTGCCTCGTCGCCCAGGTCTGCGCCGGGCTCGGTGCCGCCCACGAGGTCGGCGTCATCCACCGCGACATCAAGCCGGCGAACATCCTGGTCGGCGAAGGCGACATGGCGAAGATCGTCGACTTCGGCCTGGCTTCGGCACAGCAGAACCTCGGACCGCGGCTTACACGCAGCGGCTTTCTCATCGGCACACCGGAATACATGGCGCCGGAGCTCATCCAGGATGCGCGCGTCGACCATCGTGCCGACATCTACTCGATCGGCATCATGATGTACGAGATGCTCTCGGGCCAGCGCCCGTACTCGGCGGAGACGCCAGTGAAGATCCTCTTCCAGCACCTCGAGGGCAATCCCGAGTCCCTCGCCTGGCTGGTGCCGACACTGCGGCCGAGCTTGGTGGGGTTGGTCATGCGCAGCATGGCGCGGGCGCCGGAAGAGCGACCGCGGGACACCCGCGAGCTCATGGCCCTGATCGATGCAGAGCTGAAGACGATGGGCGTGACGCGGGAGGCGCCGTGATGGCCCGCATCGACGCCTTCCTGCAGATGGGGCGCGAGCAAGGTTGCTCGGACATTCATCTCACCGTGGGCTTGCCGCCGCTGGTGCGGCAGGACGGCCAGCTCACACAGCTGGCAGCGAACGAGCTCAGCGCCGCGGACACCCAGGCGTTGGTGCTGGAGATTGTGCCCAGCCACCTCTCCGAGCAACTGGACCGGCGGGGCTCCGTGGACTTCTCCTATGCCATCGAGGGCCTGGGTCGCTTCCGTATCAACGTCTACCGCCAGCACTACGGTCTCGCTGCTGTCTGTCGCGTGGTGCCGGAGCAAGTGCCACGGCTCGCCAACCTGGGGTTGCCCCCGGTGGTGGCACGTATGACCGCGCTGCGCACCGGATTGCTCCTGGTCACCGGCGGCTCGGGGACGGGCAAGTCGACGACGCTGGCGGCGATGATCGCGGAGATCAACGAGACCCGGAATCTCAACATCATCACCCTCGAAGATCCGGTGGAGTTCGTCCACCCGAGCCACAAGTGTCTGGTGGTGCAGCGCGAGCTGGGCACGCACGTGCCGTCCTTCAGCGCTGGCCTGCGGGCGGCGCTCCGCCAGGATCCGGACGTCATCCTGGTGGGCGAGCTGCGTGATGCCGAGACCATCTCCCTCGCGGTGGAGGCCTCCGAAACCGGCCACCTCGTGCTCGCTACCATGCACACCCGCGGCGCCCATCCCACCATCCACCGGCTGGTGGATGCCTTCCCCACCGAAGCGCAGGCGCAGATCCGCCACACCCTGGCGGACAACCTGAAGGCGGTGCTGAGCCAGGAGCTGGTGCGCACCGCCGACGGCCGCGGCCGTCGGGCGGTGGTGGAGGTGCTCGTCCTCACTTCGGCGGTGGCGCAGTACGTCCGCGAGGGCAAGACGCACCAGATCCCTTCTGCCATCGCCACCGGGCGCCGCGTCGGCATGCAGCTCATGGATCAGGCATTGCTCACCATGGTGCGCGCCGGTGACATCGATCCCGACGAAGCCTTCCTCCGCGCCACCGACAAGCGCGAGTTCCTGCCGTACGTGACCCGCGCCGACCTGCGGCAAGTGGCGGAGATGCAGAGCGCGCGGATGCCGGTACCCGAGGAGGCCTCATGAGTCGCATCGACAGCTTCCTCGAGCTCGCGGTGAAACAGGGCGGCTCCGACCTGCACTTGGTGTCCGGGCAACCGCCACGCATCCGCATCAATGGCATCCTGCACCGCGTCCGCTTCCGGGAGCTTTCGGTGGAGGATCTGGAATCGATTCTCGACGAGTTCCTAGACGGCGGACACCGGGAGCGCCTGGAGCGAGACCACCATGTGGACTTCGCCTACTCTGTCGCCGATCTCGGCCGTTTCCGCGTCAACGTCTACCGGCACCAGCACGGCCTCGGGGCGGCGCTGCGCATCATTCCCACCAAGATCCCGACGTTGGAGTCGCTGGGCTTGCCGCCGGCGATCAAGCTGCACACCTCCCATCCCAAAGGCCTGATCCTGGTGACCGGGCCCACGGGGTCGGGGAAATCGACGACGCTAGCGGCGATGCTCGATCACATCAACTCGACCCGGCAGGGACACATCATCACTCTCGAAGACCCCATCGAGTTCCTGCATCCCTACAAGAAGTGCGTGGTGACGCAGCGGGAGATCCAGGTGCACGCCGCGAGCCTCGCCGATGCCTTGCGCGACGCCGTGCGCGAGGATCCGGACGTGCTGCTCGTGGGCGAGATGCGCGATCCCGAGGCGATCTCGTTGGCGCTCACCGCCGCCGAGACGGGCATTCAGATCCTGGGCAGCTTGCACACGAGCAGTGCGGCCCGGACCATCGATCGCATCGTCAACGTCTTCCCGGCGCGCCGGCAGGAGCAGGTGCGCGGCATGCTGGCGGACAGCCTGAGCATGATCGTGTCGCAGAAGCTGCTGCGCAACAGCGACGGTTCCAAGCGCATCGTCGCCGCCGAAGTCTTGGTGAACAACCACGCGGTGAAGACGATCGTGCGCGGCGGCAACAGCCACAAGCTGGAGTCGGTGATGCAGGCGGGGGCGCGCTTCGGCATGCAATCCCTGGGCGGAGTGCTGCGCGACCTGGTGAGCAAGGGCGCGGTGACCGCGGAAGAGGCCTACGAGAACGCCACCGACAAGAGCCCGTTCGAGAACCTGGTACCGCGTTTGGAGACAGCGTGAGGGAGCCGGCACGATGAAAACCGCTGCGTGGACGCGAAGGCTCATGGGAAGCGCCGTGCCAGTGGCCGGCCTCGCGCTCCTCGGCGCCTGGACCGCGGCTGCCGCTGCCCCGTGGCCCGTGCCGATCGTATACGCCCTGTGGCTCGGCCTGCTCTTCTTCGCCGGGCGCGCGACCTTGCCCTGGGGCGCGGAGCGACTCGGCCTCTCGGGTTTCGTCGGCTTCGCCGCCCTCCTCCTCTTCGGTGCGGCGCCCGCCGGCTGGCTCGTGCTGGGTGCGAGCGTGCTCGTCTGGCTCTGGCAGCTCTCCGGGCGCGGTCCACGGGCCTGGAAACGCTGGAGCCTGTACGCGGCGGAAACGGGGGGCCAGCGGCTCGTCGCCCTCTGCCTCGCGGCTTACGTCCTGCAGCGGCTCGGCGGCCAGACCGGTGCTGCCTTCGTCGTCGATCCCTTCGTGGCGCTCGTCGCTTCGGCCTCGACCTGGATCGTGGCTGCAACCATCACGGCGTGGTGGCTCGATCGAAGGCGGCCGACGCGAAGCGCGGTGAAATGGCAAGAGCTCGTTCTGCGCGCTGCGTGGGAGGCACTGCAGCTCGCCGGTGCGGTGGCGTGGACACTGGCGTTCCAGCGCCTCGGCACACCGGCGTACGTCCTCCTCTTCGTTCCCCTCGCCCTCGCGGCGGTGGCAGGCATGCTCTGGCAGCGGGCGCAACGGGGACACGTGGAAGCGGTGCGCACGCTGGTGGCGGCCATCGATGCCGCCGATCCCATGACCCGCGGCCAGGCCGGGCGCATCGCCCGCATGTCCGTGCAGGTGGCCCGTCGTCTCGGTCTGACCGCAAGCGAGGTCGAGGAGCTCGAGTACGCGGCGCTGCTGCACGAGGTGGGGCGCACCGCCATCCAGCGCGATCTCATGTACAAGGCCGGCGCGCTCAGCAACCAGGAGCAGACGTTGATGCGGACGCACCCGCGTCTCGGCAGCGAGACCGTGCAGCGCTTCGGCTTCTTCCCGGCGGCGGCGCGT
Above is a window of Candidatus Krumholzibacteriia bacterium DNA encoding:
- a CDS encoding FHA domain-containing protein → MDSQIGKGTGQRSQTGGEVLKIRLSLMGRPLKVCTFQKDVVTVGRDPESDIHLDNPGISRHHLRLEKTAAGYYAEDLESANGTFLNDEPIRKALLRNEDVLRVGKFSLWIAYESDRRSTSGDSKAVSPTTFQGTTVLSSAELDDMMARARQRDAAPVEEPVVAPAPVRQPSGAPSGQVFGVALFSFVLGVAVGVAATWIFVH
- a CDS encoding HEAT repeat domain-containing protein; protein product: MNIVQKLKVDRLVQRLKMARSLPRQELETAKQQLVAVGPAAIESMLGCLGHAEARPAALEVLEQLLHDDTVGLYVQALASPNPAIVSGMSHVLSTARRYRPAALLTFLTDPSIPKPLLAAVLEARAASIRPREVLAVFTALDKDGRTLLFRVLDRALTPELAPQLVPLIEHEDWWVRHRAVELLSRFNAPAVVQGLGRALADENRSVRLAAVKGLHGLRAKSAIPALAASLRDADLKVQTEAIDALIDFGDASAVPHLLSVLTDESEQARRGAVEVLNAVATTEAIQDLLRALNDADWWVRVRAADALGALGGEKVVDAVLGLMHDPEEFVRRYAVEILITIPSVKAVPFLISALEDADWWVRERSIDALAKIRDPRAIDPLLALMQRVPETVPLCVRALGAIGDPRIIETLQQLVHSSRADVRREAVAALRAFAPPTPATKKEAVPALPAAAEGAHGTSFRVEADRAPRPAGASPGPLPTSGVRGGAAAGIPASPGGVLRGSVSPPAGAMRGGAPFTINFADLPPGTLLLERYHVQRRVGTGGFGTVYLVVDNAVQEEIILKVLNPQLSVDANAIRRFVQELKLTRRITHRNVIRIHDFLDLNGAHAVSMEYFPSRDLGAILVEDGTLKPDRALCLVAQVCAGLGAAHEVGVIHRDIKPANILVGEGDMAKIVDFGLASAQQNLGPRLTRSGFLIGTPEYMAPELIQDARVDHRADIYSIGIMMYEMLSGQRPYSAETPVKILFQHLEGNPESLAWLVPTLRPSLVGLVMRSMARAPEERPRDTRELMALIDAELKTMGVTREAP
- a CDS encoding PilT/PilU family type 4a pilus ATPase, with translation MARIDAFLQMGREQGCSDIHLTVGLPPLVRQDGQLTQLAANELSAADTQALVLEIVPSHLSEQLDRRGSVDFSYAIEGLGRFRINVYRQHYGLAAVCRVVPEQVPRLANLGLPPVVARMTALRTGLLLVTGGSGTGKSTTLAAMIAEINETRNLNIITLEDPVEFVHPSHKCLVVQRELGTHVPSFSAGLRAALRQDPDVILVGELRDAETISLAVEASETGHLVLATMHTRGAHPTIHRLVDAFPTEAQAQIRHTLADNLKAVLSQELVRTADGRGRRAVVEVLVLTSAVAQYVREGKTHQIPSAIATGRRVGMQLMDQALLTMVRAGDIDPDEAFLRATDKREFLPYVTRADLRQVAEMQSARMPVPEEAS
- a CDS encoding PilT/PilU family type 4a pilus ATPase, which codes for MSRIDSFLELAVKQGGSDLHLVSGQPPRIRINGILHRVRFRELSVEDLESILDEFLDGGHRERLERDHHVDFAYSVADLGRFRVNVYRHQHGLGAALRIIPTKIPTLESLGLPPAIKLHTSHPKGLILVTGPTGSGKSTTLAAMLDHINSTRQGHIITLEDPIEFLHPYKKCVVTQREIQVHAASLADALRDAVREDPDVLLVGEMRDPEAISLALTAAETGIQILGSLHTSSAARTIDRIVNVFPARRQEQVRGMLADSLSMIVSQKLLRNSDGSKRIVAAEVLVNNHAVKTIVRGGNSHKLESVMQAGARFGMQSLGGVLRDLVSKGAVTAEEAYENATDKSPFENLVPRLETA